The following are encoded in a window of Dysidea avara chromosome 4, odDysAvar1.4, whole genome shotgun sequence genomic DNA:
- the LOC136252193 gene encoding uncharacterized protein isoform X1: protein MASARILAVLFTLWMCLSITELVHGKVVTINNHGDIVTECCLKGLCLCNSIHTALSFIENNTIVNITSEIVSLPMRTAMGSGNLHNITITGNGATIMCNNSGSVHCESCSDVIIEGITWDKCGDPSKPNISGILFEHITNLMIFRCVFQWSRVCSAVNLSTPEGHISILASMFLYNSIKSMLPCPQYSSLLVWNPIRKINLTISNSLFSHNGLQTSSLTDPGNNGSLYCWSLFLVNTFTIFIENTIFSSNGITSMFIYDFAISSSITLVNVTVFNNSNGGLNFFSTSYITQFDISLSDFSQNTNGALSLRLSNYLKSSCNIRRTNFTENKGTSDGVALHISVRVDSDIRLSFCKFNSNTGGDSIVYVASISQLSRRLGNIYVTSCWFTNNTVGSALHLSLCLLNFYNSSLFQNNLAENGAAIYFEHNSLVTIDNDTIVQFINNTALAYGGVIYADVGNCQNHGILFNSTSDYNFVTFVNNSAEVSGHSIYFNIPASCDVVRDETSNDSVVHIPYKFTYSQRRDTIGPAVATSPYEIKLCSPADCSVTNNDRSTCLIEGTKMLGQSIDFNATVCDYYNVNAEAVKFQISCINCGSKFQLSINELLAFNGSSNSFIVQATDTTHDIRDNLNITLNISSVLSHEYEQFTATLSLTLQSCYSGFVFDSTSQQCECYKHDNDIVQCFEDQAEIKQEYWFGVLSDSYTVSICPNSYCNFVNRQETRTGYFTLSGLLNAQCSPHRRGPACGECSPGYSLSYDTPDCVSNDKCSTGITVLVVVLTMLYWIALIVIFLAVMYHFTQKIPLGYLYGVIYFYSIVDIVLVDKLYISHEVFYTISLLSSAAKLTPQFLGKFCFIKELDAIDQQFIHYSHVLCVWFTLMVILIVAKHCNAVARYVNRSITLFTGLFLLLSYTTIASTSLQLLRALQYNDVDEVYVYLSPQLKYFTGRHAAYGSVALVCGLVIVLGLPVLLVVEPLLKKRNITIKKVTPLMNRFQDCYTEKYSWFAAYYLICRLVIMLIVYFANSDYSNMIYYLQTACVIIAMTHVLIRPYKNDLLNVMDTVILLIMLMVVNPGSFNFSQSLITGIYMILVLFPLCLALTTWIYMLFKHVKDAQLSCSVAGENNQDTPISVHNLDDAQKSSELQDPFLMVESTDF from the exons AATCTTGGCAGTGTTATTCACTTTATGGATGTGTTTAAGTATAACTGAACTAGTCCATGGTAAAGTGGTTACCATCAACAACCATGGAGATATTGTCACTGAATGTTGTTTGAAAGGATTGTGCTTGTGTAATTCAATCCACACTGCTTTATCATTCATTGAGAATAACACCATCGTTAACATTACTTCAGAAATAGTTTCATTACCCATGAGGACAGCTATGGGATCAGGAAACCTACACAACATCACAATAACTGGTAATGGTGCTACTATCATGTGTAACAATAGTGGAAGTGTGCATTGTGAGTCatgtagtgatgtcatcattgaGGGGATCACATGGGATAAGTGTGGTGACCCTAGTAAACCAAATATTTCAGGAATTTTATTTGAGCATATTACCAACTTGATGATTTTCAGATGTGTTTTCCAATGGTCCAGGGTTTGTAGTGCTGTTAATCTATCCACTCCAGAAGGTCACATTTCTATATTAGCTAGCATGTTCCTGTACAATAGCATTAAAAGCATGTTGCCATGTCCTCAATACAGCAGTTTACTTGTGTGGAATCCAATTAGAAAAATAAACTTGACAATTTCTAATTCACTGTTCAGTCATAATGGACTGCAAACATCATCATTAACTGATCCAGGGAATAATGGCTCATTGTACTGCTGGAGCCTATTTCTAGTTAACACATTTACTATTTTTATTGAAAATACAATATTTTCTTCAAATGGAATTACTAGCATGTTTATTTATGATTTTGCTATCAGTTCCTCCATCACCTTAGTAAATGTCACTGTTTTTAACAACAGTAATGGTGGACTCAATTTTTTTTCCACAAGTTACATAACTCAGTTTGATATTTCATTATCAGATTTCAGTCAAAATACCAATGGGGCATTAAGTCTAAGATTAAGCAACTATCTCAAGAGTAGCTGCAATATCAGAAGGACAAATTTTACAGAGAACAAAGGAACCAGTGACGGTGTGGCTTTGCATATTAGTGTAAGGGTGGACAGTGATATTAGATTGTCTTTTTGTAAGTTCAATAGTAACACAGGTGGAGACAGTATAGTTTACGTTGCTTCAATCAGCCAGTTATCACGTCGTCTAGGCAATATATATGTTACCTCGTGCTGGTTTACAAATAACACAGTTGGATCTGCATTACATCTCTCACTGTGCTTACTTAACTTTTACAATTCCAGTTTATTTCAGAATAACCTAGCAGAAAATGGTGCAGCAATATATTTTGAACATAACTCACTTGTGACAATTGACAATGACACTATTGTACAATTTATTAACAACACTGCCTTAGCATACGGTGGAGTTATATATGCAGATGTGGGGAACTGCCAAAACCATGGGATACTGTTTAACAGTACCTCAGATTATAATTTTGTAACTTTTGTTAACAATTCAGCTGAAGTTTCTGGTCATTCAATATATTTCAACATACCTGCATCTTGTGATGTAGTGAGAGATGAAACTAGTAATGACTCTGTTGTTCATATTCCATACAAATTTACATATAGTCAGCGTCGTGATACTATTGGACCTGCTGTAGCTACATCACCTTATGAGATCAAGTTATGTTCACCAGCTGATTGTAGTGTGACCAACAATGACAGGTCTACATGTTTGATTGAGGGTACCAAAATGTTAGGACAATCCATTGACTTTAATGCTACAGTTTGTGATTATTATAACGTAAATGCTGAAGCAGTGAAATTTCAAATAAGCTGTATAAATTGTGGCAGCAAATTTCAACTATCTATAAATGAACTACTTGCATTTAATGGATCTTCTAACAGTTTTATTGTCCAAGCAACAGATACCACCCATGACATAAGAGATAATTTGAACATTACACTTAATATTTCTTCAGTTCTTTCTCACGAGTACGAACAATTTACAGCAACACTGTCATTGACATTACAATCTTGTTACAGTGGATTTGTGTTTGATAGTACTTCACAACAATGTGAGTGTTACAAACATGACAATGACATTGTACAGTGTTTTGAGGATCAGGCTGAAATTAAACAAGAATATTGGTTTGGCGTTTTGTCTGACAGCTACACTGTATCCATTTGCCCTAATTCCTATTGCAATTTTGTTAACCGACAAGAAACTAGAACTGGCTACTTTACTTTATCAGGACTGCTCAATGCCCAGTGTAGTCCACACAGGAGAGGACCAGCTTGTGGTGAATGTAGTCCAGGGTATTCATTATCATATGACACTCCTGATTGTGTTAGTAATGACAAGTGTTCTACTGGTATAACAGTACTAGTGGTAGTGTTGACAATGTTGTATTGGATTGCACTGATAGTAATTTTCCTGGCTGTGATGTATCATTTCACTCAGAAAATTCCTTTGGGTTATCTTTATGGAGTGATTTATTTTTACAGCATTGTGGACATTGTTCTGGTTGATAAACTGTATATTTCTCATGAAGTGTTTTACACAATTAGTCTCTTATCAAGTGCTGCAAAATTAACACCACAATTTCTTGGTAAATTTTGTTTTATAAAAGAACTGGATGCAATTGACCAACAATTTATCCACTACTCTCATGTGCTATGTGTTTGGTTTACCTTGATGGTGATTCTTATTGTAGCAAAGCACTGCAATGCAGTAGCAAGATATGTCAATCGTTCCATTACACTTTTTACTGGTCTATTCTTATTACTTTCATACACAACTATAGCATCCACTTCATTACAGTTACTGAGAGCATTACAgtacaatgatgttgatgagGTGTACGTCTATTTGTCTCCACAACTGAAATATTTCACTGGTCGCCATGCAGCATATGGTAGTGTAGCTTTAGTGTGTGGACTTGTCATAGTTCTTGGCCTTCCAGTGTTACTGGTTGTTGAACCACTTTTGAAGAAGAGAAATATCACCATCAAGAAGGTTACACCATTAATGAACCGGTTTCAAGATTGCTACACTGAAAAATATAGTTGGTTTGCTGCATATTATCTGATATGTCGACTAGTGATTATGTTGATTGTGTATTTTGCTAACAGTGACTATTCCAACATGATATATTACCTACAGACAGCTTGTGTGATAATTGCTATGACACATGTGTTAATCAGACCTTACAAGAATGACTTACTTAATGTAATGGATACAGTGATCTTGTTGATAATGTTAATGGTTGTCAATCCTGGTAGTTTCAACTTTTCACAATCATTAATTACAGGAATATATATGATTTTGGTATTGTTTCCATTGTGTTTGGCCCTCACCACTTGGATTTATATGCTATTCAAACATGTGAAAGATGCCCAGTTGTCATGTTCTGTGGCTGGTGAGAACAATCAAGACACCCCTATAAG TGTACACAATTTGGATGATGCACAAAAATCTAGTGAACTTCAGGATCCTTTTCTGATGGTGGAGAGCACTGATTTCTAA